In Silene latifolia isolate original U9 population chromosome 6, ASM4854445v1, whole genome shotgun sequence, the genomic window GCCCCCTCATAAGGTGACTGATGTGAACAAGTCTATCCCACAATGGTCTTCTCTCAGTTGTCCCATTAAAGGCATAAACCATGGTAAGGGCAAACTTCTTTCCAGTACCCATATCAGTGACCTCAAGGTGAATAAATTGGGGATTATATTCAGCTATATGTACCTGGAACATGGCAGGATTCCACAGTACCCAAATTCTACCTCCTTTATGGTAATTTGTATTAGTAGTGATGCACCAATTACGACAGAGGTTATTTCTCACACTATTTAGAGACAAAGGTttaacctttgtctcaaggagaccaaataACCCTATCTTATGCTGATGAAGGAAAGATTTTATGCTCTGTTGTTTAGATAGGCTATTTAATCCCCTAATATTCCAAAAACCCCAATTATACATTACCCCCACTGGGAGGTAATGCACTACCATTCGTCCCTATTCCAACCTTAGGGGTAACATTGTTGAGAGTTTCAAGAAGATTATGGGTTTTCAGACCAATTGCAACTAATTCCTGCCTGCTAAACCTAATGATCTTACGAGCAGGGGTAGGGGCAACATGATACTTACCATTCTTAGACCAAGTGACCTCAAAATTATTAGGTATCTCCATAGGGGTACTTGTTACAACAGCAGAGGAAGAAGATGGCAGTGAGACTTTAGGAACTGGTGCCTTCTGTGATTGTTTGGGACGCCATTGTTTATTCACTGGCTGAGATTTCTGTTGAGCCGTTGGCTTACTCTTCTTTCACTTAGAGGATTCATGCCCAATTCCTTTGCACTGGGTGCACAGGAGAGGTTTCCATTCAAACTCCACTTTAAGAGAAACCACACTGCCATCAGTATCCATAAATTTCACATCATCAGGAATAGGTTTTCCAAACGGGACATCAATCATCACCCTCGCAAATCCCAGGCGTGTTTTAGCCTCAGTAGCCTCATCACACCTAACGAATTTGCCCAATAGACCAGCAATACGAGGGAGGCATTTTCCCCAGAATTTTAAAGGGAGATTAAGGATCTTAACCCAAACAGGAACTTCCTTTACCTCCTCCTTTTCCAAGGTAACATCTGCCGTCCATTCTCGCACAATGAGTGGCTTATTGTCAAAGAGAAAATGACCATGTCGTAAGATTTGATCTTTTGCAGCACTAGTCTTAAATCTTACCAGGAAAATGCCATTAGCACAGAAAGAAACCTTATCTATGGGATAGGTCGCCCAAAGCCGCCTAAGAAATCCCTCCACGACTTCCACTGGAGGATTTGCGCCCAGAACGAAACCATAGACCGAGTTCTTCCAGTATTCAAGCTCATCTTTCACATCTTCATCAGAGAATTGTATTAAATCCTCAGGTTCTTCCTGGATGCTTTGCAACGGTTGTTTCCCTTTACGCCTTGTCTGCAAAATTCATTCAGCAGATTCCTCAGGAGCAACAGACTCAAGGTCATAAGGAGGAATTCCAACCAATTGGTTCACATCCACAGTTTTATTACCAGCTTCATCTCCAGGACCGCTAACAACAGGACCTGTAGCAGTAACCGGAGGTTCATCTGGGATTGGTTTGTGAACAGTAGATGAAAGAGGGGGAAATTGATTTGGATCAGTATAATCGATTGAAACTACAGTAGGATCTAGGGTTTGCACCGTGATATTTTGCGTACTGTTATTcattttttgggatttttttttgtgttttttaatctctctctctctctctacattcTCTCTCATAAATTGTaaaattgggtggaggtcattatataaatgctaaaacatgttaAAAATGTTTTCATagattaacgatgaatgtttcttttcccattATTTTCTTGATTTATATTGTGctttatcatttctcctattaatatatgatatcaattcgattgtaacacgaatctccattaaaccactattactaacgacaaagaatctctttctaaaatgaatcgtatcataggttgtggactagatccataggaatcgttctattccatagaactcgataggaatcgtcctatgcaaatataagattaacatcttaaattccttacatacctataaTCTCTTGTGAAGAATATGAATAGAAGTAGTACTTGGTCAAAATATGTTCTGATAAtttcttctatgcatccatgttTCAAAAggcttattgctcaacctaaacacttgtgatcaagcacttaagttgttaagaacatgacaatgtaaaattggtaaattgattttttagacattttgattaaccaaataccacaataaaggtaacccttgtgaaggattagctaggaatttatatgaatatAAGTTTCCATCAAATGGAAATTCTTAAAGTTGGtaggagcaataagaagtaagcacctatcttaattgttaaggatagaactaggctcgaaagagaaggtgttagacactaaaatagagacaaactccaaataagtaaagatctatgaagttggtcgtgtgactcaaACATATTCCttctgaatatctatgacattgacattgcattcttgcgaaTTATCACGTCATGAATATTTGATACAGATCTGTGAATCAAgttagaaattgccacatttcatgattatgaaatatggcaaaaggatgtcaaaaccacctttctaaatggatatttagaggaggatgtgttcataacactaTCCGAGGGTTTtttaaatccttagaatcctaacattgaataatcgtatgacgactagcaagaataaatttagaaatttacatgaatggaactagggtagttgccatttcatccatggacatataagtgttatagtgtactcattttagttttgtatttagaaatgtacctcaataattgttatgatgtacaccaactctaaataagaatataattcaagtttttgtataaaacacaAAGGGTTTCccaattatgcaattaaaacaagcgttgtgccctatcataccacgattaagtttatggtgagaccatacaaatcaaggtaattatattcaaactaaaaataaatgtcatatatagaagactcaagttggtgaccccaaatcatttctcaattctccaTTGAAAATTGCATTtcgaaactagttttgactagtgtccaaaaccatttgattgggaatctcttggcgtgtgcgaatcttgtattcaaagcaatattaattcatgacttttttctaggaaaggattatgaatagagcaagatattcgccctatttacactctgaagtgtatggtcgaatacaatttcaatcagagaaggttattacttcttcatcccttctaccaacgaactaggtagatacttggtatccacttaatgaggtaagaagagaaattctttgaataagttcaaatgaatgtttaaaagtatcaaaacctagagattataaaaccaaagtattattactttgttaaaataaggaacaataaagtgaagactttcatATGCACTAAAAGGAgcgtgatatagtatcacaagttcactttcattatgatatgattgaatctttataATAAAGTTGGAGgaagtttctgttataaaaattTGTCTCGCATTTAAATTTCCACTAAAAcaaacataattaaagcaatcatctacatttcatatgagatatggttaggcatagtacctaaattgtagcttgttttgaTAGTGAACATGTGGTCTCTCTTCCAACATAATCACGAGAataaagggtttgtggctcgtgatgttgtctattaaagaaaagaagTTTATTTCctatagacagagtgggagaaaatgttcaagagccacaaactgagagtAAGacataggaagatgttccttattGGTCAAAATCAGTTAATATTTattcgaaacctaagtggacaggagtcatgttatttttgaaagtaacaaacctgtaacttattaagatgctttatctagtttcaactccgcaaaaatcCAAAACGagtataaacatgaaaatgtttatttagcttggttagtTGGTGGCAAaggttttgcatgcaacaacaacgcttcattgtattcggatatgatttgatatagtgggattttaaaatcatcttgcatgagttttttaAATCGCAaatatcctaaggtaggatacaaacttaagaagGAATCTTAAGTACAtgttaaggagttgaattatatattttgatcatgtgataaacatgtctcgaattgtcgagtagttctgtttatacatggagtttagtgggagtaatgtggtgttaatagtcttatatgtaagggacatattgatcattgcgaatgataaaagacttaggagaaaaataatacatctctaaggtatccagacctacaaagatagttctaagaggatattagcgttaattgaatattcttatattgataagagtctagacaagttcaaaggtattgaacatgtagaaattgaatccacttgctttcgctgcgggattaattcattaagcGAAGGTGTATCGCCATTCTTATAATTCGTATACTTATAGTATGACGAAAGGTTATAAATCGAATTTATGTGAAAGTCACTATGTAGCCATATAGTCTATCcattagtactcaagaagcaCTAATGATATGTCTTCTATGTCTCATATATAGATAACATATTATTTATTGAGAATAATGGGCCAATACTTTCTTCCATGAagaagtgattgggagactaggaagagaTGCAAGACATCTTTAGTATCCGAATCTATAGTGATAGATAAGAGAAGATAAGTGTGTAGAAATAATCATTGGATTTATGTGCAataagttacacaaaaaccatattctaaacacataaggatggttggagaaccatcttggctatattatttaaggaggatatctgctagaaacatcctaggcagttgaacaatgagatatatacaacagaaattgagtacacttgcaataatgagatatgcaagaaggaaggaaTGATATACGGATTTGGTTTTATGAATttgaggaactatggtagtttgttccaataaccgaaggtcctatccctactcactgtgagattagtgggagctattcaaggcttgaaagcctatgtctagattggatttagacacgtattcaaaagttttataataaagattatacataacaaagggaaaaagtacatagtaaggttagggaaagtgca contains:
- the LOC141588528 gene encoding uncharacterized protein LOC141588528 — translated: MNNSTQNITVQTLDPTVVSIDYTDPNQFPPLSSTVHKPIPDEPPVTATGPVVSGPGDEAGNKTVDVNQLTRRKGKQPLQSIQEEPEDLIQFSDEDVKDELEYWKNSVYGFVLGANPPVEVVEGFLRRLWATYPIDKVSFCANGIFLVRFKTSAAKDQILRHGHFLFDNKPLIVREWTADVTLEKEEVKEVPVWVKILNLPLKFWGKCLPRIAGLLGKFVRCDEATEAKTRLGFARVMIDVPFGKPIPDDVKFMDTDGSVVSLKVEFEWKPLLCTQCKGIGHESSK